The DNA sequence CTTTACAACACAAATCTCCTTTAATATTTCTGAGTTTATTCCTTCCACAATTTATACTATTAAATCAATTTTATTTTCTACATCGTCATCATCATCCGGTAATTTCAGGTCAGGATGCGTTTCAGTATCTGAAAATTCATTTCTATACACCTGAACAAGCAATAGGGTCAGCGAGATCAAAATAGGCCCGAAAATCAATCCCATAAAACCAAAAAGGTTCATCCCCATAATAATACCGAATACCGTATTAAGAGGATGGATATCTTCCAGTTTTTTCAATAAAGTAAAACGAAGTAAATTATCCGTCAACCCAACTACAACAAGGCAATAGGCAGCCAGTCCAAGACCAGGTCCTGTATCTCCAACCGCTATCATATAAATACATACGGGAACATAAACGATGGCAGCGCCCACAACAGGAATCATAGATCCTGCAGCAGTCAGCGCAAAAAGTAAAACAGGACTTGGTGCACCAAAAACAAAATACCCAATTAACGCTACAACACCTTGCCCGATTGCTACAACAGGAATTCCTATTGCATTGGCTATAATCAGCTTTCTCATTTTATCCCCGATCAAAGAGACGTTAGCTCTTTTTAGCGGAGCAGATGATGTAAGTATTTTTTCAAATAATCTCGGTTTTTCAAGCATAAAGTAAAGAATGAAATACATGGACATGATCACAGTGAGGGTATTAAAAGTCCCGCTTAATGCAATCGTAGAGATTTTTCCTACCGAACCTTTTACCTTATCCATATTCTCTTTACTTAGGATATCAAATCCAAATTTAGTATCAATATAGGTATGTATTTTTTCTAAAAATATATTGAACTTTGCCATATATGCCTGTGCATTCCCCAGCTTGTCTATCAAAAGATCGGCAATAAAATAAATCGGCAAAATCAGAATAACCAAACTAGCCAACATTAAAACAAATGACGCCAGCCAAGGTTTCCAATTTTTAACTTCCTGCAGATAAAAATTATACTTGCGGCATACTACATAAATTGTAATTGCACCCAATACTGAAGGAATGAAAAGTGCCAGGTTAAAACAAATCAGTCCTGCCAACACCAAAATAATAACAAGCAGGAAAACCTGCTTTATTGCAACACCGCTTATTTGTTTTTCTTTATTTATCATAATTATTTAAACATTATTTGCCTTGGTTTTCCCAAGAAAGCACAATAGGCAGAATACATAACCACCATAATAAATGGGGCTGTTATAATAAGACCGATCCCACAAAGCACTACACCCGCTACCGATATTAAAATTCCGACAAGAGTAGTCCCAAGGAAAATCCCGTAATTCTCTTTTGCAATATTGAAAGATTTCCCAAGAGCTTCCGTGGCAGAAGCATTTTCAAACAGCAGAATTGGATATCCCAGAAGTAACAAAGGATAAACAAAGAAAAATGGCAAAAAGCAAATAGAAAGAGCTACACTGGATATAACCCCAGATAATAAACTGTAAATCAATATATTTACAAAATTCTGACGATATCCGATAAATAGATCTGAAAATTCAATTGGATTCTTCGTATTGTATTTATTTACAATGAAGATCAGGCCTACATATAGAGGCGCCAGAAGAATACCTAATAATCCAGACAGAGTAAGATACAAGGAAAACCCGGGAGCATTCCAATAGCTGAATCCACTTCCTGCATCTCTCATTTCTTCTACCATAGATGCAGAATTAAAACCTGAGACTGACTGAATAACAATCCCCCCGATAATGTATATTATCATTGCAACAATAGCATAAAGGAAAACCCCTTTATACATTTCGAAAGCATGCGAAATAATTGAGCCCGTATCTCTATTGGGAACGGAGCCTTGCTGATCAAATTCGTCGAATCCAGACATTGTTTAGTTTTTTTAATGTTTTACCAAATTTAATTTTTTTTGATAAAAAAAGCATTAAACAAAGCTAAATTTTAATTTTTTTCCGAAAAAACAGTCTTATACAGTGAATATATAATAGCATTCCAAAATGGAAAAGTAAACAACCCGCCTACCAGAAATAAAGCAAATCCCACATATCTGAATATAAATGCAACGATAACGCAGACCATTATTTCTACAAAATACATCTTCAGAGCCTTAAAGTTCAAAGTAATCGCTTCAAAAATTCTTTTATCCGTAAAAAACATCAATGGAGCTACAAAAACAGTAACAAGAACCCAAACAATACCAAGGATAATGGTTTGCGCAGTAAGTAGATAAACAAAAAACCAAAACAGGAAATAGCTGACATATTTGAAGAAATTAATCCCATTATATCCGACGAACAAGTCTCCAATTTCAATTTTCTCATTAAGATCCATCTTTCTGAAAATCTGAAAAAGCCCAAGGTTTAAAGGATAAAGAAAAACAATTGTTCCCAATATAGCATAGCTGAAATTCTGATATTCTTTGGTTGCACTTATAGCTGCCACTTTTTCCATGTAAGCTTTAGTTCCTAACTTAAAAGCTTCCGCCAGTTCCTGATTTTGCTCCCAGATCCCAAATCTTGAAGCGAAGAAAAACATTCCTGTAAAAAATATCGCAAAGTAAATGATGGAAAACATCAGTTGAAAAATAAGAGTTTTATTCCAGTAGAAAAATGCCTGCTTCAATATAAAATCAATTCCCGGTTTCTGAGGATATTTGTTCTCCATGTAAAAATATTTTGTGCAAAAGTAAACATCAATAAGTACTTTTGTCGAATGTTTTCAGTGAATCATCAAAAATTTATCAAAATGGACGAGCTTTCCCTCGAGAAGACGCCCTTTTTTTTCATCATCGACTTCCTTTGTGAGAATGTTGAAATATACCTCGAAAATGAAATTGAAAAATCAGGCTTATTAATTGATTTTCAATCATTTTCAACATCAAAAACAAACAACAAACTCACTAAAAAAATTGAATGGAAATCTTATCCCGAAACTTTACAAAGCTTCAAAACAGGATTTGACAAAGTTCAGAAAAATATTCACCGTGGAGATTCTTATTTAGTTAATTATACTAGAAAAACTAAAATAGAAACAAATTTATCCTTAGAAGAGATATTTCTTCACTCTGATGCGAAATATAAAGTTTTTTATAAAGATTTTTTCGTATTTTTTTCTCCAGAAACTTTCGTAAAGATCATTGACGATAAAATTTCTACATATCCAATGAAAGGAACGATTGATGCTTCAGTAGAAAATGCAAAGGAAACCCTGAAGAATGATAAAAAAGAAAAAGCGGAGCATTATACCGTCGTGGATTTACTGCGAAATGATCTTAGCATGGTATCAGATGATGTGACTGTAGATCAGTTTCAACATATCGATCTTATTAAGACCCAGCAGAAGGACCTCTATGCCATGAGTTCTGAAATTGTTGGAAATATAAAACCTGAGTTTAAAGGGAAAATAGGAAGTATTATGAAAAAACTACTTCCTGCAGGTTCTATTTTAGGGGCACCAAAGCTAAAAACCCTGGAAATCATTCTGGAGGCCGAGGCATATCAAAGAGGATATTATACCGGCGTTTGTGGCTGGTTTGATGGTAAAAATGTTGACAGTTGTGTTATGATCCGTTTTATTGAAAAGGATAATGACACTTTATATTTCAAAAGCGGAGGCGGAATTACGCATATGAGCAAATTAGAAGATGAGTATCAGGAAATGAAAAACAAAATTTATGTTCCAATTTATTGAAAGCATTAAAGTAGAAGATCAGGAAATCTTCTTATTGGACCTTCATCAAAAAAGAGTAAACGAGACATTTGCCCATTTTGGAAAAGAGGGATCTATCGATCTGTCTAAACTGTTTAAAAATCTTGACCATGATGAAGATGGTCTTTTCAAGCTGAGAATTGCTTATGATCTGGATAAAAAAGTCAGAACAAAAATGATTCCCTACGCTATTCCGGAAATACAGGATTTTCAATTGGTGGAAAACAATACATTCGATTATTCCTTCAAATTTGAGGACCGTAAAGAGCTGGACAAAATGAAAATGAAGTCTAAAGCTGAAGAAATCATTATCGTAAAAAATAACCATATTACAGACACCTCATTTTCCAATCTTCTATTTATGAAGGGGAAAGAATGGTACACCCCAACAACCTATCTTTTGAATGGTGTTCAGAGACAGAATCTTTTGAAGAAAAAGAAAATAAAAGAGATGGAAATCACTTTGCAAAACATTAAACAATTTTCTCATTTTCAATTGATCAATGCTTTGAATGACTTCGACGACATGTTTATATACCCTATTGACAGGATCAACAATTTACCCGGCAATGAAGAATATTTGGAAATTTAACTTTCCTGCATGAATTCGAAATAACCTTTTAACACATCTGCACTATTCGTCCCATGCGTATTGATTTCCAATATCTTAGGCTGATTATCCGGTTTAAAGAAATTATCTAGCACCCGATCCAGTGTCATATCATCTTCTACTTTAGTGTATGAGAACCCAAAATGTTTAGCCAGATGCTCTGCATTTTTGTGATGTTTCGTAGCGATAAATTCATCAAGCGTATTAGGGTTTGCATTACCTGGTCCTGGAATAATTTTAAAAATGTTTCCTTCTCCATTATTAAAAATGATAATTCTAACAAATGGTGGAATATATTGATTCCAAAGCCCATTAATATCGTAGAAAAAGCTTAAATCCCCTGTAATTAATAAGGTCGGATTAGCGTTTTTTATAGCAAATCCCATTGCTGTAGAAGTGGATCCGTCTATTCCGCTTGTTCCTCTGTTGCAATACATTTTTCTTTTTCCAAAATCAAAGAGCTGTGCGTATCTTATTCCTGAACTATTACTGAAATGAATGTTATAATTTTCAGGTACTGTCTGAGAAGCCTTATTGAAAAAATAAAAATCAGAAAACTCAACAAGATTCAAAAATTTTTCATGTTTAGCGTCTTTTTTATCTCTAAGAACATCCCACAGGTTATAATAAGGTCTTGGTTCAAGGTTGATAAATTTCAATAACCTTGAGAAGAAAATTTCAGGTTTTACTTCGATCTTTTCAGTTAAAGAAAAATACGTATCCGGTTGCCAAACTTCGTCCAAATGCCAATGCTGTTTCGGACGAGCTTTTCTAAGGAATTGTTTTACTTTTTTTGAAACTACATTTTGCCCCACCGTAATCAATAAGTCTGGAGCATACTTTTTATAATCTTCCTCTGTAAAGTTGAAAATATAACGATCTATAAACCGGAAGAATTTTTCATGATATACGTTGGAATTAGCTTCACTTAAAACTACAGCAGTATGATTCTTAACCAGCTGTGACAATTGGTTTTCAAGCTCAGGAATATAATCCTTTGTCCCCACCAAAATTAAAATACGTTGTGACGTATTCCAGTCTGCAACTAAATTGGAAGGAATTTCATATTCTTTCTTCTTTATTGTTTTTTCAACAATTGGAAAAGTAGGCAGCTCAGAAACCAAATCATAAAGAGGTTCTTCAAGAGGAATATTAATATGTACAGGCCCTTGTTTTTCAAAACAAAGTTCGATTGCTTTTTTAATTGTCTCAAAATTAATATCCTCAGCATTTTCTTCCTTATCTTCTAAAAGTTGGAAATCTCCATAAGAATGCTGATGAAAAACATCCTTTTGCCTGATGGTCTGTCCATCAAAAATATCCACGAAATCCACTGGCCTGTCAGCAGTTAACACCAAAAGGGGAACATTCTGATAAAAAGCTTCTGTTATAGCAGGATAATAGTTCACCGTCGCAGAACCGCTAGTACAAGTAATGGCAACAGGCTTCTTTTCACTTTTTGCCATTCCTAATGCTACAAAAGCAGCACTTCTTTCATCTACAATACTAAAACAGTTAAAATGATCTATTTCTGAAAAATGAATTGCAATGGGTGCATTTCTTGATCCGGGAGAAATGACAACATCTGAAATCCCGTACTGCTGAAGAAGATTTGCAAGTATCTGAATGCTTCTTTTAGAAGAATATTTTTTCATATCACAAATGTAGTTCATAAATACTTAATTGTAAAATCATTTAATTTAAAAAAGACGTAATTTAGCGCCACGTTAAATTTCTAAAAATGGACAAAATACCTAGTGTAGACCTGCGTGATTTCCTTTCGGGTAACCCGGAACGCAAACAGAAATTTGTAAATGAAATCGGAAAAGCTTACGAAGAAATTGGTTTTGTAGCCTTAAAAGGGCACTTTCTTGATGACCAATTAGTAGGTGATCTTTATGGTGAGGTGAAAAACTTTTTTGAACTTCCTACGGAAACGAAACAGAAGTATGAGATTCCCGGAATTGGAGGACAAAGAGGTTATGTAGGATTCGGTAAAGAAACCGCAAAGGGTTTCAAAAAAGGAGACTTAAAAGAATTTTGGCATTTCGGACAGTATGTGTCTGATGATTCAAAATATAAAGATGAGTATCCTGACAATGTGATCGTTGATGAACTTCCGAAATTCAACGAGGTAGGTAAAGAAACTTACCAAATGCTGGAAAAAACAGGAAAGTCTGTTTTAAGAGCCCTAGCACTGTATCTTGGTTTGGACGAGTTTTATTTTGATGACAAAATAGCAGAAGGAAACTCTATTTTAAGACCTATTCATTATCCGCCAATTACTCAGGAACCTGATGATGCTGTAAGAGCTGCTGCTCACGGAGATATCAACTTAATTACCCTTCTAATGGGCTCTCAGGGAAAAGGACTACAGGTACAAAATCATAATGGAGATTGGATTGATGCAATTGCTGAACCAGATGAATTGGTGATCAATGTTGGTGATATGCTTTCGAGGCACACTAATAATAAGCTCAAGTCTACGATTCACCGTGTGGTAAACCCGCCAAGAGAATTATGGGGAACTTCAAGATATTCAATTCCTTTCTTTATGCATCCGGTAAGTGGAATGTCACTGAACTGTCTTGAGAATTGTGTAGATGAGACTCATCCGAAATTATATGAAGATACAACAGCCGGAGAATTTTTACACGAGAGGCTTATTGAATTAGGATTAATTAAAAAATAATTTCAAAAGTTCGTTTTTCATGTCAATTTTTAATTATATATTTACTTTCGTATCAAATTTTTAATTAAAACAGTATGAAAAACTTAAAAAAACTAAACAATAGTCAATTAAAGACTATTGCTGGAGCGGGAATCAAACCAGTAGAAGATTTCTGTATGTATTATTGCGATGGGGTTGTTATTTGTGCAACTTGCAGCGATGATTTCAAATGTCCGGATAATACAATGTAGAATATTACATTCTACACAACACTACAAAACCGTTCCATTATTTGGGACGGTTTTTATTTAATCAAAAAGTCTCAACTGCTGATCTTTTGCTCCTGTAAAATTGGCTGTTGAAAGTTTCGGAAATACCTTATCTGAAAAATACTTTTTCTTCCCGATTTTAAAAGTATTATGAATCATCTCCGCAATATTCCCTTCTCCCTTATATCTGTCAAAATATCTTTTTTCCCCCAATTTCCCGCCGCGCATTGACCGGATCAGATTCAGTACTTTTTGAGCCCTGTCCGGGAAGTGGGTTTCAATCCATTTCACAAACACCGGTTCAACCGTGTCGTTTAACCTTACCAGCGTGTATCCAAACCCCAATGCTCCCGCATCTGAAATAGCCTTTAAAATGCCTAGGGATTCATCACTGGTTAAACCAGGAATCACTGGAGCCACCATTACATGGACAGGAATCTTGTTTTCAGATAAGATCTCAACTGCTTTTAATTTATTTTTAGCAGAACTGGTTCTTGGTTCCATTTTTCTGCGTAAATCTTCATTTATGGTTGGAATACTTAAAGAAACAGAAACCAGATTTTGTTCAGCCATTGGTTTCAATATATCCAAATCCCTTAGTACCAATGCATTTTTTGTCAAGACATTGACAGGATGTCTATAATCAAGACAAATTTGCAGGAGTTGCCGTGTGATCTCAAATTGCCTTTCTGCCGGCTGATAGCAATCTGTATTTCCTGACAGCAAAATAGGCTCGGCCTTGTATCCTCTTTTCTGAAAAAAATTTTCAAGTAATTGAGGGGCATTCTTTTTTACCATGATCTTTCTTTCAAAATCAATCCCCGCACTATATCCCCAATATTCATGAGTTGGTCTCGCAAAACAATAAGAGCATCCATGCTCGCATCCCTGGTAAGGATTCATAGAATACTCCATAGGAAGGTCTTCACTTTTCACCTGATTAACGATCGTTTTAGGAAAAACTTCGGTGAATGAAGTTTTTACTGTTTCGAAATCTTCATCCTCAGGTTCAAAGGTATACCTCTCGAAATGATTAATTACATTTCGCTGAGCTCCCTGACCTTTTATGATATTTTCGTTCTGCATTCTCATGTAAATTTAGAGTGGTTTTCTTTAATAATAATTAATTTTAACACTAAAGTTTTCCACAAAAAAATCCAGCACATTCAAAGTGCTGGATTTAAACAAAATTAGATATATCGTTTTACTACTTCACTGCACAAAATTCGACACCGTGATATTCATCTTCATGCTCCTTCCCATCGAAGTGTCTGTGATAATCTGAATAATAATCACTGTATTTTTTATCTTTTTTATTTAAAATCTTTTTTATTCCTAAGAAACTTAATACTGCCAGAAGTCCAACTCCTCCTGCCAATAAAACTCCAATTTCTTTTTTCATATTCTGTTCGATTTATTAATGTCTGTATTGCAAAAAATGTACCTTTTCTATTTTAGGCAATTATAAATTTTGTTAACATTAAAAAATAAATTTGAACAAAGAATACATCATACACAGGAGAAATTCATAAAAATAATGGTTTAATTATTGTACTACCTGAGAAAAGCATTACTATGGATAATTCAGAAAACATTGACAGAATGACTACTCTAAGCCAGGTTATGAATACCTTATCTGAAAGAGGAATAAAAAGAGAGTTCAGAATGAATGAAGATTGTGAAATGAAATTTGAAAATTCAGACAAAAATTACCAGCCTTCGGATTTAACCATTATAAAAACATATCGTTTTGAGGGAGAAAGCGACCCCGACGATAACGCCGTTCTTTACGTACTCAAAGATACTGCAGGAAATATAGGGATGATGATCGATTCTTATGGGGCAGACAGTAATTATCCTGGTGAAAAATTTGATGAATTTCTAAGGGAAATCCCCGTTAAGGAAAGTGATGAATTCAATTTTTAAATAGATATAAACCCGAAATTATTCTTTTTCGGGTTTCTCTTTTTTCTTAAAGACATTTTTTAGAAATCCTTTTTTAGGTTTGTCTTCTTCAACCTTTTGGGAGCTTTCTTCTTTATTATTATCCTGTGTTGTTCCTTTAATCTCTTTAATTGATTCTTTTACATCTTTAACCGCAGAAACCGTTTTCTTAACTGCCTTTTTTGCTTTATCGGTATTAACTCCTATTAATGTTTTCTTTAACCCTTCCTGAATACCTTTCCAGAACAAGTTAAAAAAAGATTTTGTTGGATCCCTTTCTACATTTTCTACCATAACGGAGTCCGGAAACTGACCAGAGTTTGATTTTATAAACAAGTTTGCAACGGCCGTTAAAAAGCCTTTCTTCTCTTCATTATTCTTATTTAAAATGGCAATTTTAAGATCTTTATGCTTAAGATTAAAAGTTCCTCCCAATCCTTTTGGATTTCCTCTAAAATTGAAAAGCATCTCCTGAATAGTACCTGTTGCTGTAATATGAAGATATGGTCTGATGAAAGGGTTGATGCCTTGTGCTGGTAGATTAACTGCCTTACCGGAAATCGTAAAATTATCATGCTGATCCGCAACATTAAAATTCCAATCGACAGCTAAAGGCGCAAGATTCATAAACGAACAATCAATTTTTATTTGTACCTGAGTTGGTTTTCCTTTAAACTTTGCTGAATTCAGGTTTTTGACATTCATATTAAAATTGCTAAATGTTAATTTTCCCGGTCCGGAGCTTTCCGGAGTATCTTCTTCATATACGAGAACTGAATTCTTTAAATCAAGATTATTAATATACATCGGAATTTTAATAGATCTCAGAAGCCTTGAGTACAAAGGTTTTTCTTTCGGATCATCCTTGGGGATCTTACTTCTGAAAATATTAGCATCCGCAGATTGAATGACAACATGAGACGCATTAATAAATTTGTTACTGGAAAATAACTCCCAATTACCTTCAGCAGTAATCTGGCCCGCTTTCAGATCATACAAATCTTTCTCCACCGGGATCATTTTAATAAATTGAGCTCTCGAAACAAGTGGTTTCATTGCAAAATTATTAACCTGAACTTTATTCTTACCTACTTTCAAAAGTCCAACACTCATATTGTAGAACTTTGTTTTGTAAGCAAAATTTTTCGTGGTAAGCTGATAATCTTTTACGGTAACTCCAAGTCCTGAATGATCTGCTTTTGGCTTCAGTTCTATATGATTTATTGTAGCGTTGAGATCGTTAAAAGTTAGTGGTTGATCTCCTTTATCATAAATAATATTTGAGTTTTTGACTGTCACCTTTCTTATTACCAGAGGAAACTGAATTCCTGTAAAGTCAGCTTTCTTTTTTGCGCAGCATCCCGGGCTTTGATCTTTCCATATATGCCATCCACAAGAACGTCCTTTACATCAAGATTAAGTTTTTTATCAATAAATTCCCATTTATTGATATTAAAAGCGATGTGATTAGCTTTAAAATCCAGTGATGTTCTGGAATCGGTAGGTAAGGCAACAATATTTCTAATTTCTCCACTTTTCGGATTCAGCGCCACACTTCCAACAGTAATATTCTGTTTATCTGTATAATGAATATCTTTCCCTGAAAAATTAAAATCATTATAATTTATCGGGATTATATTTTCAGAGGATTCTTTATTAAATGCAAGCTTATTAATAGTCAGATTTAAACCTTGTCCATATAAAAGTTTATTTCCATCTGGCTTAAAAACCTGCACCGCTCCGTTACTTAATTTAATATCTTCAAGATTCAATCCGAAGCTCACTGGTTTATCACTCTTCTTTACGACAGCTCCTGTTGTATAAACGGTCAGTAATGGCTTTTGAAAATCCGCATTGGATAAAGAGATGTTATTTTTCTTCAACACCACATCTTTAAATTCCATTTTTTGGATATCAAACTTGAAAAGTTTATTTTTTTGGGGGTAAAACTTTTTAAACTGATTGAAACTCAGCAATGGGATGAGTTTAAAATCCTCAACAAGCATCTGTCCGTTCGTCGTACTTATTCTTTTGATTGTCAGAGCATAAACATTGTCG is a window from the Chryseobacterium sp. T16E-39 genome containing:
- a CDS encoding AI-2E family transporter; translation: MINKEKQISGVAIKQVFLLVIILVLAGLICFNLALFIPSVLGAITIYVVCRKYNFYLQEVKNWKPWLASFVLMLASLVILILPIYFIADLLIDKLGNAQAYMAKFNIFLEKIHTYIDTKFGFDILSKENMDKVKGSVGKISTIALSGTFNTLTVIMSMYFILYFMLEKPRLFEKILTSSAPLKRANVSLIGDKMRKLIIANAIGIPVVAIGQGVVALIGYFVFGAPSPVLLFALTAAGSMIPVVGAAIVYVPVCIYMIAVGDTGPGLGLAAYCLVVVGLTDNLLRFTLLKKLEDIHPLNTVFGIIMGMNLFGFMGLIFGPILISLTLLLVQVYRNEFSDTETHPDLKLPDDDDDVENKIDLIV
- a CDS encoding beta-carotene 15,15'-monooxygenase, whose protein sequence is MSGFDEFDQQGSVPNRDTGSIISHAFEMYKGVFLYAIVAMIIYIIGGIVIQSVSGFNSASMVEEMRDAGSGFSYWNAPGFSLYLTLSGLLGILLAPLYVGLIFIVNKYNTKNPIEFSDLFIGYRQNFVNILIYSLLSGVISSVALSICFLPFFFVYPLLLLGYPILLFENASATEALGKSFNIAKENYGIFLGTTLVGILISVAGVVLCGIGLIITAPFIMVVMYSAYCAFLGKPRQIMFK
- a CDS encoding aminodeoxychorismate synthase component I, which codes for MFSVNHQKFIKMDELSLEKTPFFFIIDFLCENVEIYLENEIEKSGLLIDFQSFSTSKTNNKLTKKIEWKSYPETLQSFKTGFDKVQKNIHRGDSYLVNYTRKTKIETNLSLEEIFLHSDAKYKVFYKDFFVFFSPETFVKIIDDKISTYPMKGTIDASVENAKETLKNDKKEKAEHYTVVDLLRNDLSMVSDDVTVDQFQHIDLIKTQQKDLYAMSSEIVGNIKPEFKGKIGSIMKKLLPAGSILGAPKLKTLEIILEAEAYQRGYYTGVCGWFDGKNVDSCVMIRFIEKDNDTLYFKSGGGITHMSKLEDEYQEMKNKIYVPIY
- a CDS encoding aminotransferase class IV, which encodes MFQFIESIKVEDQEIFLLDLHQKRVNETFAHFGKEGSIDLSKLFKNLDHDEDGLFKLRIAYDLDKKVRTKMIPYAIPEIQDFQLVENNTFDYSFKFEDRKELDKMKMKSKAEEIIIVKNNHITDTSFSNLLFMKGKEWYTPTTYLLNGVQRQNLLKKKKIKEMEITLQNIKQFSHFQLINALNDFDDMFIYPIDRINNLPGNEEYLEI
- the menD gene encoding 2-succinyl-5-enolpyruvyl-6-hydroxy-3-cyclohexene-1-carboxylic-acid synthase, yielding MKKYSSKRSIQILANLLQQYGISDVVISPGSRNAPIAIHFSEIDHFNCFSIVDERSAAFVALGMAKSEKKPVAITCTSGSATVNYYPAITEAFYQNVPLLVLTADRPVDFVDIFDGQTIRQKDVFHQHSYGDFQLLEDKEENAEDINFETIKKAIELCFEKQGPVHINIPLEEPLYDLVSELPTFPIVEKTIKKKEYEIPSNLVADWNTSQRILILVGTKDYIPELENQLSQLVKNHTAVVLSEANSNVYHEKFFRFIDRYIFNFTEEDYKKYAPDLLITVGQNVVSKKVKQFLRKARPKQHWHLDEVWQPDTYFSLTEKIEVKPEIFFSRLLKFINLEPRPYYNLWDVLRDKKDAKHEKFLNLVEFSDFYFFNKASQTVPENYNIHFSNSSGIRYAQLFDFGKRKMYCNRGTSGIDGSTSTAMGFAIKNANPTLLITGDLSFFYDINGLWNQYIPPFVRIIIFNNGEGNIFKIIPGPGNANPNTLDEFIATKHHKNAEHLAKHFGFSYTKVEDDMTLDRVLDNFFKPDNQPKILEINTHGTNSADVLKGYFEFMQES
- a CDS encoding isopenicillin N synthase family dioxygenase, whose translation is MDKIPSVDLRDFLSGNPERKQKFVNEIGKAYEEIGFVALKGHFLDDQLVGDLYGEVKNFFELPTETKQKYEIPGIGGQRGYVGFGKETAKGFKKGDLKEFWHFGQYVSDDSKYKDEYPDNVIVDELPKFNEVGKETYQMLEKTGKSVLRALALYLGLDEFYFDDKIAEGNSILRPIHYPPITQEPDDAVRAAAHGDINLITLLMGSQGKGLQVQNHNGDWIDAIAEPDELVINVGDMLSRHTNNKLKSTIHRVVNPPRELWGTSRYSIPFFMHPVSGMSLNCLENCVDETHPKLYEDTTAGEFLHERLIELGLIKK
- a CDS encoding bacteriocin-like protein; protein product: MKNLKKLNNSQLKTIAGAGIKPVEDFCMYYCDGVVICATCSDDFKCPDNTM
- a CDS encoding PA0069 family radical SAM protein, producing MQNENIIKGQGAQRNVINHFERYTFEPEDEDFETVKTSFTEVFPKTIVNQVKSEDLPMEYSMNPYQGCEHGCSYCFARPTHEYWGYSAGIDFERKIMVKKNAPQLLENFFQKRGYKAEPILLSGNTDCYQPAERQFEITRQLLQICLDYRHPVNVLTKNALVLRDLDILKPMAEQNLVSVSLSIPTINEDLRRKMEPRTSSAKNKLKAVEILSENKIPVHVMVAPVIPGLTSDESLGILKAISDAGALGFGYTLVRLNDTVEPVFVKWIETHFPDRAQKVLNLIRSMRGGKLGEKRYFDRYKGEGNIAEMIHNTFKIGKKKYFSDKVFPKLSTANFTGAKDQQLRLFD